Proteins encoded by one window of Xanthomonas sp. DAR 80977:
- a CDS encoding O-antigen translocase, whose amino-acid sequence MSVLRSGLYSGAATAAKLLAALLVLKLVAVYAGPAGVARLGQFTSLMSLLAVLAGGGIGAGIVKYVAEYRDDAQQLARLLGAALGYACCAACAMGVVALLFSRQIAQRLLGDPQYQSLICVLAVAQLGVALANYILAVVNGFMDVRRLAFIQVAGSVLSAIVVLWLARWLQLYGALLGLVAGQVLWLCAGLPALRRSPYFRRDMLRIRFDAEMTRRLAAFSVMTLTSALLPLLVNIGVRDHLAARFGWQQVGYWQAVSKVSDAYLLFFTTAINVYYLPKLAALRGRAGLLLELRTAYRYVLPAVIVAAAAIYLCRDWLTRLLFAADFAAAAPLYAPQLVGDVIKIASFVLSYLMLAKAMTRLFVVSECVFAASYLGLVYLFTARMGLIGAAYAFAVNYALYLAFNVVVVRRYLGGLR is encoded by the coding sequence ATGAGCGTGCTGCGCAGCGGCCTGTACAGCGGCGCGGCCACCGCGGCCAAGCTGCTGGCCGCGCTGCTGGTGCTGAAGCTGGTGGCGGTCTACGCCGGACCGGCCGGGGTCGCGCGGCTCGGCCAGTTCACCAGCCTGATGTCGCTGCTGGCGGTGCTGGCCGGCGGCGGCATCGGCGCGGGCATCGTCAAGTACGTGGCCGAATACCGCGACGATGCGCAGCAGCTGGCGCGGCTGCTGGGCGCGGCGCTGGGCTACGCCTGCTGCGCCGCCTGCGCGATGGGCGTGGTGGCGTTGCTGTTCAGCCGGCAGATCGCGCAGCGCCTGCTCGGCGATCCGCAGTACCAGAGCCTGATCTGCGTGCTGGCCGTGGCCCAGCTCGGCGTCGCCCTGGCCAACTACATCCTGGCCGTGGTCAACGGCTTCATGGACGTGCGCCGGCTGGCCTTCATCCAGGTCGCCGGCTCGGTGCTCAGCGCGATCGTGGTGCTGTGGCTGGCGCGCTGGCTGCAGCTGTACGGCGCGCTGCTGGGCCTGGTCGCCGGGCAGGTGCTGTGGCTGTGCGCCGGCCTGCCGGCGCTGCGGCGCAGCCCGTACTTCCGCCGCGACATGCTGCGCATCCGCTTCGACGCGGAGATGACCCGGCGCCTGGCCGCGTTCTCGGTGATGACGCTGACCTCGGCGCTGCTGCCGCTGCTGGTCAACATCGGCGTGCGCGACCATCTGGCCGCGCGCTTCGGCTGGCAGCAGGTCGGCTACTGGCAGGCGGTGAGCAAGGTCTCCGACGCGTATCTGCTGTTCTTCACCACGGCGATCAACGTCTACTACCTGCCCAAGCTGGCCGCGCTGCGCGGCCGCGCCGGGCTGCTGCTGGAGCTGCGCACCGCCTACCGCTACGTGCTGCCGGCGGTGATCGTGGCCGCCGCGGCGATCTACCTGTGCCGCGACTGGCTCACCCGGCTGCTGTTCGCCGCCGACTTCGCCGCCGCCGCGCCGCTGTACGCGCCGCAGCTGGTCGGCGACGTGATCAAGATCGCCTCGTTCGTGCTGTCCTACCTGATGCTGGCCAAGGCGATGACGCGGCTGTTCGTGGTCTCCGAATGCGTGTTCGCCGCCAGCTATCTGGGGCTGGTGTACCTGTTCACCGCGCGCATGGGCCTGATCGGGGCCGCCTACGCGTTCGCCGTCAACTATGCGCTGTACCTGGCGTTCAACGTCGTGGTGGTGCGGCGCTATCTGGGAGGGTTGCGCTGA
- a CDS encoding class I SAM-dependent methyltransferase produces the protein MTANGKPGAAARAATIDPAQLLETQRAFDSVAADYDGPRGNNELIQRMRGTLWDTVAAQLPAGARLIDLGCGTGLDAHEFARRGYRVLATDWSPQMVARTRQRAQDPALEGRLSAAHVGIQQLDRIDGEFDGMYSNFGPLNCAPDLPAVAAECARLLRRDGRLVFSVIGRLCPWELGHYALRGRFRRAAVRGARGVTAVGMNGHTIWTWYYLPREFYRAFSAHFELESYRALSLCLPPPYLVEHYRRHPRWGERLGRLDDRIGGWPLLRDMGDHFLIVMRKR, from the coding sequence GTGACTGCGAATGGCAAGCCCGGCGCCGCTGCGCGCGCGGCGACGATCGATCCGGCGCAGCTGCTGGAGACCCAGCGCGCCTTCGATAGCGTCGCCGCCGACTACGACGGCCCGCGCGGCAACAACGAGCTGATCCAGCGCATGCGCGGCACCCTGTGGGACACGGTGGCCGCGCAGTTGCCGGCCGGCGCGCGGCTGATCGACCTGGGCTGCGGCACCGGCCTGGATGCCCACGAATTCGCGCGGCGTGGCTATCGCGTGCTGGCCACCGACTGGTCGCCGCAGATGGTGGCGCGCACCCGGCAGCGGGCGCAGGACCCGGCATTGGAGGGGCGGCTCAGCGCGGCGCATGTCGGCATCCAGCAACTGGATCGCATCGACGGCGAGTTCGACGGCATGTATTCCAACTTCGGCCCGCTCAACTGCGCCCCGGACCTGCCGGCGGTCGCCGCCGAATGCGCGCGCCTGCTGCGCCGCGACGGGCGCCTGGTGTTCTCGGTGATCGGGCGCCTGTGCCCGTGGGAACTGGGCCATTACGCGTTGCGCGGACGCTTCCGCCGCGCCGCGGTGCGTGGCGCGCGCGGGGTCACCGCGGTGGGCATGAACGGGCACACCATCTGGACTTGGTACTACCTGCCGCGCGAGTTCTACCGCGCCTTTTCCGCGCACTTCGAACTGGAATCCTATCGCGCGCTCAGCCTGTGCCTGCCGCCGCCGTATCTGGTCGAGCACTATCGCCGCCACCCGCGCTGGGGCGAGCGCCTGGGCCGGCTGGACGACCGCATCGGCGGCTGGCCGCTGCTGCGCGACATGGGCGATCACTTCCTGATCGTGATGCGCAAGCGCTGA
- a CDS encoding glycosyltransferase — MMDECGVREDAPLVSVLVPAFNHERFVQRCLDSVLEDPYPNKEIVIVDDGSSDATAARIAEWIALHGHRVPVRFWQRENLGIAATLNHLVAMASGEFLRLGASDDYLLPGGLGAQVAYLRASPGKTAVIGDAIVVDADGRLLHQSSMRDLHGVDKRLYLSDAGIRRAVIRHWAVSGAVALVRRSALQARVAWDEALHIEDWDFFLRLVARDALGFIDVGVCAYRLHGANASRTRHLPSRLANLAESRRVALRRAALFDAPCRTLLYAQAHYIAAKIAFLRRQPLALGGHLLAHAGLSLLARLQSAAPAPLPERA, encoded by the coding sequence CTGATGGACGAATGCGGAGTTCGCGAGGACGCGCCGCTGGTATCGGTGCTGGTGCCGGCGTTCAACCACGAGCGCTTCGTGCAGCGCTGCCTGGACAGCGTGCTGGAGGATCCGTATCCGAACAAGGAGATCGTGATCGTCGACGACGGCTCCAGCGACGCCACCGCCGCGCGCATCGCCGAGTGGATCGCGCTGCATGGCCACCGCGTGCCGGTGCGGTTCTGGCAGCGCGAGAACCTCGGCATCGCCGCCACGTTGAACCACCTGGTGGCGATGGCCAGCGGCGAGTTCCTGCGCCTGGGCGCCAGCGACGACTACCTGCTGCCCGGCGGGCTGGGCGCGCAGGTGGCCTACCTGCGCGCATCGCCGGGCAAGACGGCGGTGATCGGCGATGCGATCGTGGTCGATGCGGACGGGCGCCTGCTGCACCAGAGCAGCATGCGCGACCTGCACGGCGTGGACAAACGCCTGTACCTGAGCGATGCCGGCATCCGCCGCGCGGTGATCCGCCACTGGGCGGTGAGCGGGGCGGTGGCCCTGGTCCGGCGCAGCGCGCTGCAGGCGCGCGTGGCCTGGGACGAAGCGCTGCACATCGAGGACTGGGACTTCTTCCTGCGCCTGGTCGCGCGCGATGCGCTCGGCTTCATCGACGTCGGCGTCTGCGCCTACCGGCTGCACGGCGCCAACGCCAGCCGCACCCGGCACCTGCCCAGCCGCCTGGCCAATCTGGCCGAGTCGCGGCGGGTGGCGCTGCGCCGCGCCGCGCTGTTCGATGCGCCGTGCCGTACCTTGCTGTACGCGCAGGCGCACTACATCGCCGCCAAGATCGCCTTCCTGCGGCGGCAACCGCTGGCGCTGGGCGGCCACCTGCTGGCGCACGCCGGGCTGTCGCTGCTGGCGCGGCTGCAGTCCGCGGCGCCAGCGCCGTTGCCGGAGCGCGCATGA
- a CDS encoding Wzz/FepE/Etk N-terminal domain-containing protein yields the protein MKEDEIYLIDLWRILRREWTWCVLPLLAVLALGFAFLQGATRQWQATAWVQVGEFGPTPAGRDPKLEPFQRVIERIKTRLFQDQVLQSLGLPLNGRAAALYRSSLKLDPDPYANLIELSLRADSAQQARALATATTLQLQALHRRIQAAPMQQARERLQDIGSELAAAQAERAQLLQQQGEGRGSVEQQLLGNMLLSEKNATIRGLKSERDDLLTRLGARYTYDTSAPWTAYVPERPAFPNPVLVLAVALMLGTGLGVFAAIVRNALRRRRTARAAQPAPAGIGA from the coding sequence ATGAAAGAAGACGAAATCTACCTGATCGACCTGTGGCGGATCCTGCGCCGCGAGTGGACCTGGTGCGTGCTGCCGCTGCTCGCCGTGCTCGCGCTGGGGTTCGCCTTCCTGCAGGGCGCCACCCGCCAGTGGCAGGCCACCGCATGGGTGCAGGTCGGCGAGTTCGGCCCGACCCCGGCCGGGCGCGACCCCAAGCTGGAGCCGTTCCAGCGCGTGATCGAGCGGATCAAGACGCGGTTGTTCCAGGACCAGGTGCTGCAGAGCCTGGGCCTGCCGTTGAACGGGCGCGCGGCCGCGCTGTACCGCAGCAGCCTGAAGCTGGACCCGGATCCCTACGCCAACCTGATCGAGTTGAGCCTGCGCGCCGACTCGGCGCAGCAGGCGCGCGCCCTGGCCACGGCGACCACGCTGCAGCTGCAGGCGCTGCATCGCCGGATCCAGGCCGCGCCGATGCAGCAGGCGCGCGAACGCCTGCAGGACATCGGCAGCGAGCTCGCCGCGGCGCAGGCCGAGCGCGCGCAGTTGCTGCAGCAACAGGGCGAGGGCAGGGGCAGCGTCGAGCAGCAACTGCTCGGCAACATGCTGCTGTCGGAGAAGAACGCGACCATCCGCGGGCTGAAGTCCGAGCGCGACGACCTGCTGACCCGGCTGGGCGCGCGCTACACCTACGACACCTCCGCGCCTTGGACCGCCTACGTGCCCGAGCGTCCCGCATTCCCGAATCCGGTGCTGGTGCTGGCGGTGGCGCTGATGCTGGGCACCGGCCTTGGCGTGTTCGCCGCGATCGTGCGCAACGCGCTGCGACGCCGGCGAACCGCGCGCGCGGCGCAGCCCGCGCCGGCCGGCATCGGCGCATAG
- a CDS encoding GNAT family N-acetyltransferase: MFSVRPYTAADAPAWDALIADSRNGNLLHRRGYMDYHAERFVDASLLVERGGAPVAVFPANREGTRVVSHAGLSYAGLLSAHGLRAAATLDVFERIAAHYRAEGVHELLYKAVPHLFHATPAEEDLYALHRLGARLQRRDLSSAIALREPLRFAAERRRSIGKARKAGLRVQRSDDPAPLHALLVEVLQRHGATPTHSLDELRLLRARFPEQIVLHEVRDGDTLLAGTVLYDFGRVVHTQYLACSEQGRRVDALSLLLAELIEQVYAQRDYFSLGISTEQQGRVLNDGLVTQKERFGARAVVHDFYAWDLR, from the coding sequence ATGTTTTCGGTTAGGCCCTACACGGCCGCCGATGCGCCGGCCTGGGACGCGTTGATCGCCGACTCCAGGAACGGCAACCTGCTGCACCGGCGCGGCTACATGGACTACCACGCCGAGCGCTTCGTCGATGCCTCGCTGCTGGTCGAACGCGGCGGCGCACCGGTGGCGGTGTTCCCGGCCAATCGCGAAGGCACGCGCGTGGTCAGCCATGCCGGGCTGAGCTATGCGGGACTGCTGTCCGCACATGGCCTCCGCGCGGCGGCGACGCTGGACGTGTTCGAGCGGATCGCCGCGCACTACCGCGCCGAGGGCGTGCACGAACTGCTGTACAAGGCGGTGCCGCACCTGTTCCATGCCACGCCGGCGGAAGAGGATCTCTACGCGCTGCATCGGCTCGGCGCGCGGCTGCAGCGCCGCGACCTGTCCTCGGCCATCGCCCTGCGCGAGCCGCTGCGCTTCGCCGCCGAGCGGCGGCGCTCGATCGGCAAGGCGCGCAAGGCCGGCCTGCGCGTGCAGCGCAGCGACGATCCGGCGCCCTTGCATGCGTTGCTGGTCGAGGTGCTGCAGCGCCACGGCGCCACCCCGACCCACAGCCTGGACGAACTGCGCCTGCTGCGCGCGCGGTTCCCCGAACAGATCGTGCTGCACGAGGTCCGCGACGGCGACACGCTGCTGGCCGGCACCGTGCTGTACGACTTCGGCCGGGTGGTGCATACCCAGTACCTGGCCTGCTCCGAGCAGGGCCGCCGGGTGGACGCGCTGAGCCTGCTGCTGGCCGAGCTGATCGAACAGGTCTACGCGCAACGCGACTATTTCAGCCTGGGCATCTCCACCGAGCAGCAGGGCCGCGTGCTCAACGACGGCCTGGTCACGCAGAAGGAGCGCTTCGGCGCCCGCGCCGTGGTCCACGACTTCTACGCCTGGGATCTGCGATGA
- a CDS encoding acetyltransferase — protein sequence MARPLVIIGAGELAQIACEYFSHDSDYEVLAFSAERDYIAAPTLAERPVVAYEDLERLYPPGEVEAFVAIPASGLNRLRTRFFLDAKRRGYRLASYVSSRAFVWRNAQLGENCFVFEGNVVQPFTRIGDNCILWSGNHVGHRTVIHDHVFVASHAVISGYCEIGQGSFIGVNATFSDGVKVAADNVIGAGALVTRDTEPGRVYVGSPARAVAGRSSFDVTL from the coding sequence ATGGCACGGCCCCTGGTGATCATCGGCGCGGGCGAACTGGCGCAGATCGCCTGCGAGTACTTCAGCCACGACAGCGACTACGAGGTACTGGCGTTCAGCGCCGAACGCGACTACATCGCCGCGCCGACCCTGGCCGAGCGGCCGGTGGTGGCGTACGAAGACCTGGAACGGCTGTACCCGCCAGGCGAGGTCGAGGCGTTCGTGGCGATTCCCGCCAGCGGCCTCAACCGCCTGCGCACGCGGTTCTTCCTCGACGCCAAGCGCCGCGGCTATCGCCTGGCCAGCTACGTCAGTTCGCGCGCCTTCGTCTGGCGCAATGCGCAGCTGGGCGAGAACTGCTTCGTGTTCGAAGGCAACGTGGTGCAGCCGTTCACCCGCATCGGCGACAACTGCATCCTGTGGAGCGGCAACCACGTCGGCCACCGCACGGTGATCCACGACCACGTGTTCGTCGCCTCGCATGCGGTGATTTCCGGTTACTGCGAGATCGGCCAGGGCAGTTTCATCGGGGTCAATGCCACCTTCAGCGACGGGGTCAAGGTCGCCGCGGACAACGTGATCGGCGCCGGCGCGCTGGTCACCCGCGACACCGAGCCGGGCCGGGTCTACGTCGGTTCCCCGGCGCGGGCGGTGGCGGGCAGGTCCAGCTTCGACGTGACCCTCTGA
- a CDS encoding DegT/DnrJ/EryC1/StrS family aminotransferase → MSVPFLDLRAINARYADELKAAAARVIDSGWYVLGEELAAFEREFAAYCGTAHAIGVGNGMDALSLILRGYRELGRLREGDEVIVPGNTFIASFLAISENRLQPVPVEPDPISFNLDPACVERAIGPRTRAIMAVHLYGQLADMAALRALARQYGLLLIEDAAQAHGARLHGRHAGSFGDAAGFSFFPGKNLGALGDGGAVTTDDAELAARIRMLRNYGSDIKYRHLVQGVNSRLDEMQAALLRVKLNHLDADIARRREVAQRYRARIVHPQIRLPQVADEARHAWHLFVVRCARRDALQRHLLASGIHCLVHYPLPPHRQPAYAGLSGLRLPLCEQLHREVLSLPIGPTLDADAVEQVIAACLEFEAVAA, encoded by the coding sequence ATGAGCGTGCCGTTCCTGGACCTGCGCGCGATCAACGCGCGCTACGCCGACGAACTGAAGGCGGCGGCGGCGCGGGTGATCGACTCGGGCTGGTACGTGCTGGGCGAGGAACTGGCGGCGTTCGAGCGCGAGTTCGCCGCCTATTGCGGCACCGCTCATGCCATCGGCGTGGGCAACGGCATGGACGCGCTGAGCCTGATCCTGCGCGGCTACCGCGAACTCGGCCGGCTGCGCGAGGGCGACGAGGTGATCGTGCCGGGCAACACCTTCATCGCCAGCTTCCTGGCGATCAGCGAGAACCGGCTGCAGCCGGTGCCGGTGGAGCCGGACCCGATCAGCTTCAACCTGGATCCGGCCTGCGTGGAGCGCGCGATCGGGCCGCGCACGCGGGCGATCATGGCGGTGCACCTGTACGGGCAGCTGGCCGACATGGCGGCGCTGCGGGCGCTGGCGCGGCAGTACGGTCTGCTGTTGATCGAGGATGCGGCGCAGGCGCATGGCGCGCGCCTGCACGGGCGCCATGCCGGCAGCTTCGGCGATGCCGCCGGCTTCAGCTTCTTTCCCGGCAAGAACCTGGGCGCGCTGGGCGACGGCGGCGCGGTGACGACCGACGACGCCGAACTGGCGGCGCGTATCCGGATGCTGCGCAACTACGGGTCGGACATCAAGTACCGGCATCTGGTGCAAGGCGTGAACTCGCGCCTGGACGAGATGCAGGCGGCGCTGCTGCGGGTCAAGCTGAACCACCTGGATGCCGACATCGCCCGGCGCCGCGAGGTGGCGCAGCGCTATCGCGCGCGCATCGTGCATCCGCAGATCCGGTTGCCGCAGGTGGCCGACGAAGCGCGCCATGCCTGGCACCTGTTCGTGGTGCGCTGCGCCCGGCGCGACGCGCTGCAGCGCCACCTGCTGGCCAGCGGCATCCACTGCCTGGTGCACTATCCGCTGCCGCCGCACCGGCAGCCGGCCTATGCCGGGCTGAGCGGACTGCGCCTGCCGCTGTGCGAGCAGTTGCACCGCGAGGTGCTGAGCCTGCCGATCGGGCCGACCCTGGACGCGGACGCGGTGGAGCAGGTGATCGCGGCCTGCCTGGAATTCGAGGCGGTGGCGGCATGA
- a CDS encoding sugar 3,4-ketoisomerase: MAIERIQLRTHGDERGLLVALEQQRDVPFDIRRVYYLFATKNGVHRGQHAHRHLNQLAVALHGSVSFLLDDGSGPLQVVLDDPCQGLLLGSMVWRDLYDFSADCVLMVLADQAYDPADYILDYDEFLRETAGVRRQEA, from the coding sequence ATGGCAATCGAACGAATCCAGTTGCGTACGCACGGCGACGAACGCGGCTTGCTGGTCGCCCTGGAACAGCAGCGCGATGTGCCGTTCGACATCCGCCGCGTCTACTACCTGTTCGCGACCAAGAACGGCGTGCACCGCGGGCAGCACGCGCACCGCCATCTCAACCAGCTGGCCGTGGCCCTGCATGGTTCGGTGTCGTTCCTGCTCGACGACGGCAGCGGGCCGCTGCAGGTGGTGCTGGACGATCCCTGCCAGGGCCTGCTGCTCGGCAGCATGGTGTGGCGCGACCTGTACGATTTCAGCGCCGACTGCGTGCTGATGGTGCTGGCCGACCAGGCCTACGATCCGGCCGACTACATCCTCGACTACGACGAGTTCCTGCGCGAAACGGCCGGCGTGCGCCGGCAGGAGGCGTAG